A stretch of the Gracilinanus agilis isolate LMUSP501 chromosome 4, AgileGrace, whole genome shotgun sequence genome encodes the following:
- the LOC123247652 gene encoding retinal-specific phospholipid-transporting ATPase ABCA4-like isoform X1, with the protein MLTGDISVTSGDAIVAGNSILTQISEVHQNMGYCPQFDAIDDLLTGREHLYLYARLRGVPTDDIKRVANWCIQSLGLSPFADHLVGTYSGGYKRKLSTAIALIGCPPLVLLDEPTTGMDPQSRRLLWNTIVGIIRDGRAVVLTSHSMEECEALCTRLAIMVRGTFQCLGTIQHLKYKFGDGYIVTMKIKPPKVGLLPDLNPAEQFLQANFPGSVQRERHYNMLQYRISSSSLARIFQLLISNKDSLYIEEYSVTQTTLDQVFVNFAKQQTEEDDLPLHPRAAGAITDAKVAPAPPSRDGVESKPSAQTRCTAQVR; encoded by the exons ATGCTCACTGGAGACATCTCAGTGACATCAGGAGATGCCATTGTGGCAGGAAATAG cATTTTAACCCAAATTTCTGAAGTCCACCAAAATATGGGCTATTGCCCTCAGTTTGATGCTATCGATGACCTGCTAACTGGCCGAGAACATCTGTATCTCTATGCCCGGCTCCGGGGTGTTCCAACGGATGATATCAAGAGG GTAGCAAACTGGTGCATTCAGAGCCTGGGTCTCTCTCCCTTTGCAGACCACCTGGTTGGCACCTACAGTGGGGGTTATAAACGGAAGCTCTCCACAGCCATTGCTCTGATTGGCTGTCCACCCCTGGTGTTGCTG GACGAGCCCACCACGGGGATGGACCCGCAGTCCCGGCGGCTGCTCTGGAACACCATCGTGGGCATCATCCGGGACGGGCGAGCCGTGGTCCTGACGTCGCACAG CATGGAAGAATGCGAAGCCCTGTGCACGCGGCTGGCCATCATGGTGAGAGGGACCTTCCAGTGCCTGGGCACTATCCAGCACCTCAAATACAA GTTTGGAGACGGCTACATTGTCACCATGAAAATCAAGCCCCCGAAGGTGGGTCTGCTTCCAGACCTGAACCCAGCAGAGCAGTTCTTACAAGCCAACTTCCCGGGCAGCGTCCAGAGGGAGAGGCACTACAACATGCTCCAGTATCGCATCTCCTCCTCCTCGCTAGCCAGGATCTTCCAGCTGCTCATTTCCAACAAGGACAGCCTGTACATTGAAGAATATTCAGTCACGCAGACCACACTGGACCAA GTGTTTGTGAACTTTGCTAAACAGCAGACTGAAGAGGATGACCTTCCCTTACATCCCCGTGCAGCTGGAGCCATCACAGATGCCAAGGTAGCCCCAGCTCCTCCCTCCCGGGATGGTGTAGAGAGCAAGCCCTCTGCTCAGACCCGATGCACAGCCCAG GTCCGCTGA
- the LOC123247652 gene encoding retinal-specific phospholipid-transporting ATPase ABCA4-like isoform X2 encodes MLTGDISVTSGDAIVAGNSILTQISEVHQNMGYCPQFDAIDDLLTGREHLYLYARLRGVPTDDIKRVANWCIQSLGLSPFADHLVGTYSGGYKRKLSTAIALIGCPPLVLLDEPTTGMDPQSRRLLWNTIVGIIRDGRAVVLTSHSMEECEALCTRLAIMVRGTFQCLGTIQHLKYKFGDGYIVTMKIKPPKVGLLPDLNPAEQFLQANFPGSVQRERHYNMLQYRISSSSLARIFQLLISNKDSLYIEEYSVTQTTLDQVFVNFAKQQTEEDDLPLHPRAAGAITDAKVR; translated from the exons ATGCTCACTGGAGACATCTCAGTGACATCAGGAGATGCCATTGTGGCAGGAAATAG cATTTTAACCCAAATTTCTGAAGTCCACCAAAATATGGGCTATTGCCCTCAGTTTGATGCTATCGATGACCTGCTAACTGGCCGAGAACATCTGTATCTCTATGCCCGGCTCCGGGGTGTTCCAACGGATGATATCAAGAGG GTAGCAAACTGGTGCATTCAGAGCCTGGGTCTCTCTCCCTTTGCAGACCACCTGGTTGGCACCTACAGTGGGGGTTATAAACGGAAGCTCTCCACAGCCATTGCTCTGATTGGCTGTCCACCCCTGGTGTTGCTG GACGAGCCCACCACGGGGATGGACCCGCAGTCCCGGCGGCTGCTCTGGAACACCATCGTGGGCATCATCCGGGACGGGCGAGCCGTGGTCCTGACGTCGCACAG CATGGAAGAATGCGAAGCCCTGTGCACGCGGCTGGCCATCATGGTGAGAGGGACCTTCCAGTGCCTGGGCACTATCCAGCACCTCAAATACAA GTTTGGAGACGGCTACATTGTCACCATGAAAATCAAGCCCCCGAAGGTGGGTCTGCTTCCAGACCTGAACCCAGCAGAGCAGTTCTTACAAGCCAACTTCCCGGGCAGCGTCCAGAGGGAGAGGCACTACAACATGCTCCAGTATCGCATCTCCTCCTCCTCGCTAGCCAGGATCTTCCAGCTGCTCATTTCCAACAAGGACAGCCTGTACATTGAAGAATATTCAGTCACGCAGACCACACTGGACCAA GTGTTTGTGAACTTTGCTAAACAGCAGACTGAAGAGGATGACCTTCCCTTACATCCCCGTGCAGCTGGAGCCATCACAGATGCCAAG GTCCGCTGA